In Dermacentor variabilis isolate Ectoservices chromosome 7, ASM5094787v1, whole genome shotgun sequence, a genomic segment contains:
- the LOC142587124 gene encoding uncharacterized protein LOC142587124 → MSLLPAAPRNLSSGGQKAIAAARKEFGMHIYLSEPFSAATKDFRVELSRKFAKNSKLTIVVEVMPNSFMEICYETLEDSNRYFYVSRDPVDGKLYAGTKLLQYPYNHHRQDLPLNKTKLDTGKPYVIQLEWKANDSIEFYLDGSASITGTKPAGTMLKDCARLVPGELFPGDTSKTLRGFIVYEVHHSSPTWQSVFEENHSYTLPVQHVLASNVLMRFSGKCIMREHRTGEIRVYYDGQLAATLGRLQKNKPMTVVIKFSATEMIISLVGAPVPASPVKVPLVRSTVEPSLKVIRITRNLQTHNVEIISGISPST, encoded by the exons ATGTCTCTACTCCCGGCAGCGCCTAGGAACCTCAGTTCCGGAGGGCAGAAAGCCatagcagcggcgcgcaaggaaTTTGGCATGCACATCTACTTAAGC GAACCATTCAGTGCGGCCACGAAGGACTTCAGAGTCGAGCTCAGCAGGAAATTTGCGAAAAATTCAAAGCTCACAATCGTCGTTGAAGTTATGCCTAA CAGCTTCATGGAGATTTGCTACGAGACACTCGAGGACAGCAACAGGTACTTCTACGTCAGCCGCGATCCCGTCGACGGCAAGTTGTACGCGGGCACCAAGCTACTTCAGTACCCCTACAACCACCACCGTCAGGACCTGCCCCTGAATAAAACCAAGCTTGATACGGGCAAGCCTTACGTTATCCAGCTCGAGTGGAAGGCCAATGACTCGATCGAG TTCTACCTGGACGGGTCCGCCTCCATCACCGGCACCAAGCCCGCCGGCACTATGCTCAAGGACTGTGCGCGCCTTGTACCCGGCGAGCTGTTCCCGGGAGACACGAGCAAAACCTTGCGCGGCTTTATTGTCTACGAAGTTCACCACAGTTCCCCAACATGGCAGAGTGTGTTTGAAGAG AACCACAGCTACACGCTTCCCGTACAGCACGTCTTGGCTTCCAATGTCCTCATGCGGTTTTCCGGAAAATGCATCATGCGCGAGCATCGAACGGGAGA GATCAGAGTGTATTATGACGGCCAGTTGGCCGCCACACTGGGGCGACTGCAGAAGAACAAGCCGATGACGGTCGTGATCAAGTTCAGCGCGACCGAAATGATCATCTCGCTCGTCGGCGCACCCGTTCCGGCCTCACCGGTTAAGGTACCGTTGGTGAGAAGCACTGTCGAGCCAAGCCTCAAGGTCATCAGGATTACCCGAAACCTGCAAACGCACAACGTGGAAATt ATCTCAGGCATTTCTCCATCCACGTGA